One part of the Papaver somniferum cultivar HN1 unplaced genomic scaffold, ASM357369v1 unplaced-scaffold_43, whole genome shotgun sequence genome encodes these proteins:
- the LOC113342538 gene encoding uncharacterized protein LOC113342538 produces MDSHSCKFWWGKTLDPKDRKLHLLGWDILCSPKPEGGLGFRKSELINLAMLAINAWRIIENPDCLLSITFKARYFPRTGFLNAKCPANCSWTWKRLHAIKELIKPFIT; encoded by the coding sequence ATGGATtcccattcatgtaaattttGGTGGGGGAAAACCCTTGACCCAAAAGatagaaaacttcatcttttgggTTGGGATATTCTTTGTTCTCCTAAGCCTGAAGGAGGTCTTGGTTTCAGGAAATCTGAACTCATTAATCTTGCTATGTTAGCTATAAATGCTTGGAGGATTATTGAGAACCCTGATTGCCTGTTATCCATTACCTTTAAAGCTAGATATTTTCCCAGAACAGGTTTCTTAAATGCTAAGTGTCCTGCTAACTGTTCTTGGACCTGGAAACGCCTTCATGCTATAAAGGAACTCATTAAACCCTTTATCACCTAG